In Leptolyngbya sp. NIES-2104, the genomic window GCAGAGGGAATGAGAGAAACGCGATCGTCTTGAGTTTCCTTGCGGCTCACTAAGAATCGAGAATCAATTTCTTGCTGTAATAGTCCTTGATGGAGACGATGAGCCGCGATCGCCGCTCCACCTGAAATATCTGTTTGATTGACATGGAGAACTTGCATCATGGCTGCTTGACTGTAAGAGCAAGTGGCGCATCACAGAGCATATAAAACAAAAAAGAATAGTGAGTAAGCTGGTTCAGACCGCTAGGGCATGTTTTAGAACCTTTTCACTCCGTTGCTCACCCGCCCCGGAATAGAATTCGGGGCTAACCAAACGAAGTCCACTAAAGGGGACTAACAGCCAATTTGAGTCTCTTTAGTCCTTTTCAAAGGACTTCGCACCGATAGCCCCGAATTCCATTCCGGGGCGGAAATGAACGAAGCGTGAGTTTTAAAACACACCCTAAGGCATTGTACTCATCGGTTGAGCAAGAACTGTTCCAATGGTGCAAGCTCCGATCAGGTTGATGCCTTCAAGGTTTGCATCTTGTAGTTCAGCACAAAGTAAATTCGCGCCTGCTAAATTCGCGCCTGCTAAGTTTGCACCTTGTAAATCAGCTTCTTCCAAATTCGCTTCGCTCAGTTGTGCGCCTTGTAGGTCAGCTTGGCTTAAGTTTGCACCATGAAGATTAACACCGCTCAGATTTGCTCCGCGTAGATCTGCTCCTCGTAAATCAACACCTTGTAAGCTGACTCCCATCAGGTTTGTGCCGCTGAGAAATGCACCTGCTAGATTGGCACGAGTGAGACGCGATCGCATCAAGTTCGCCCCACGTAAGTTACTTCCCCGCAAATCTGCCTCAGTTAAATCTGCCTGCATCAAATTCGCGCCCGTTAATGATGCTCTTAGATCTGTGCCGATGAGTTGACAGCCGACTAGGTTGGCACCATCTAAGACCGCACCAGAAAGTTTTGCATTGGTGAAGTCAGCACCAGAGAGCTTTGCCCCTGCAAAATTTGCACCGCTTAGCTCTGATTTCGAGAAATCTTCGTCTTGTAGATCTACTCCTGCAAGCTGTTTAACTTTGCCCGATCGAATTGCCTGAATGTCCATTTATACTTGCTCCGTCACTTTGGCAGACAAATCTAATAGGGCTTCGTCTGAATGCGAGTCGAGAAGCCACATTCCAGCAGCAATCTTCGGAACTTGAATCGGTAAGCTAAGTCCTTGTTGCATCGCACTGACTAAAAGCGTTAATGCTTCTACAAGTTTACTATCCCAGCGATCGCCTGCTTCAGCTTGACATTCGGAAAGCGCGATCGATAATGCTGTTTCAGGATTGCTCGATCGATGTTGTGTCACTCGTTGCTGAAATTCAGCTAACAATCCAAGGATTCTAGACTCTAAAGGAATCTCATCGCCTGCAAGTCCCGCAGGTTGTCCTTGTCCGTTCCACTGTTCGGATTGATGCGTGACGATAGTCGCGATCGCGTTCAGTCTTCCCATATTTCGGAGGATTTGAGCACCGGGAACGATCGGACAGCAAGGAGCTTCCGTTTGATGATCTGCAATGCGCCCGAAGCTACCTGGACTGAGAACACTATCAGATGTTTTTAAGAAAGCTAATCGGTGAAGCAATGCAGAAAGCCGTAATCGATTCAATTGCCAAGCTGGAAGATCAAGCAGTTGTGCCATTGCTTCGGATAAGGATGCAACTTCAGCGGCGGCGTTTGGATTGCTGATATCAGTTTGATCAATGAGTTGAGCGAGGCGAAGAAAGGCTTGCAGTTCGTTCGAGGTGAGATTGTTATCTAAGGCTTCGTGTTTGGAGCGTGTCCGTAGTTCTGCCTGCTCAGTCTGAAGATAGCTCACTACCATCGAAACTGCTTGATAGATTTCATCCTGTTCGCTAGGGTGAGCTTTGATTTCAGCGACTTTAGAGCGGAGATGCTTGGCTAAGTCGGGATTGTATTGATCAATATGTTCGATCGCAAAGTTAATCGTTTCTTCGACTAATCCTGCCTCGAATGTCCAGAAGCCGTAGAATTTTCGCTCTAAGTCTTCGGTGGGAATCCCTTGAGCACCGTAATCTTCGGCGGATAGTTCCTGACAGAGAACCATTGCCGTGTAAGAGGGAGCCAAGATCATTAAGTGCCATTCTTGAGCAACTGGATCAGCTTGATCGAGTTCGACTAAGGCGACATTCGATCGCTGACTGGTGGGATGGTCTTGGAATCCAGTATCCGAAGAAGCCATGATCACAATTTGATCGGCGCGATCGGCGATTTCACTGTAGCGATCGGCTTCTTGGAGGTACCATTTTCCCCGTTGGAAGGCAGTGATGACTAAGGGCGCACTAGAGCAGCTTAGAATACAGTCTTCGAGGGCGTGGCACAGCGAAACTAAAGTGTTTTTGTAGTACACCCCAAAGTTAAGCGGACGTTTGCCGATGGCTCCGGACTGGTGAGCTACTCTAAGATCGTTGAGAATTGAACCTTCCAACATAAGCAGGGGAAATTAAGGGGCAGTAACAAGTTGAGGATTGGGTTTATCGATTGGGGCGGTCAAAGCTTCTTCAAGATCTGCCCGTCCGAGTCGCTCTTCTAGAATATCCATTACTTCGCGTCCGAAATCGTTGGGATTACGGTTCCAGGCTTGCAAACAGACTTCACCGAAGAAGGAGCCGAGCGGTTCTGGATTCCAAAGCAGTTTCCGCACCGTCCAAGGTTTGACATTCATTGGATCGTAACCCGGTTTGAGAATGTCGTTTTTGAAAGCGTACTCTTCTAGATGGGTGTGCGGTTGCAGACCGATGAAGAAGATCGCAGGTTCGACTTTATCGGCTCCGAAGATGCGTTCGAGTTCACGGTGATACGCGATCGTTTGTCGAATCGTTTCGGGTCGCTCGTCAATCACATTAAATGAATAGTTCACGGAAACCAGATCATTGAATCCAGCCGCTTTCAAATCGCGACAGTTTTCTAGAACGGTTCTGAGGTTGTAGCCCATTCTCATTTTGCGAACGAGTTCCTGAGAACCGCTAGTGATGCCAATCTCGAAATAGTTCATTCCGGTCTTGACCATCAGATCCGCGAGTTCAGGCGTGAGATTGTCTGCACGAATGTAAGCCGCCCAATGAATGTCGGTCATGCCTGCATCGACAATTTTTTGCAGCAGTGCGATCGCATCGTCGATGTATTTTCGGGCTGGGATGAATTGAGCATCGGTAAACCAGAAGTTACGGATTCCCTTTTTATAAAGTTGCTGCATTTCTTTCACAACTTCGTCAGCGGGATTAATCCGAACTTGTTTGCCTTCGATCACGGTGTAGACGCAATAGCAGCAGTTGTGAGGACAGCCGCGTTTCGTTTGAACACCGATGTAAAAGTCTTGAGATTGGAAATAGTACTCGAATTCTTTCCAGATTTGCGAGATGTAATCGTAGTTACAGGCAGTTTTCTCGATCGGGGTCGGGAATTCGTGAATCATGCGATCGCGGGGTTTTGTTTCCCCCACGATGTAGCACCGTTCGTCGAGAAAATCCTGACCTCGCAGCAGTTTTTCGAGCAGCGTTTCGCCTTCACCCACAGATACGATCGTGCCTTTCGGTAAGCTTTTCGCAACTTGCTCGTAGAACACACTCACAGCGCCGCCACCGACAACGATTTTGGCATCGGGATTGTATTGTCTCGCCCGTTTTACACCTCGACCAATCAGATTCGAGTTGCGCCACAGT contains:
- a CDS encoding pentapeptide repeat-containing protein — protein: MDIQAIRSGKVKQLAGVDLQDEDFSKSELSGANFAGAKLSGADFTNAKLSGAVLDGANLVGCQLIGTDLRASLTGANLMQADLTEADLRGSNLRGANLMRSRLTRANLAGAFLSGTNLMGVSLQGVDLRGADLRGANLSGVNLHGANLSQADLQGAQLSEANLEEADLQGANLAGANLAGANLLCAELQDANLEGINLIGACTIGTVLAQPMSTMP
- a CDS encoding DICT sensory domain-containing protein — protein: MLEGSILNDLRVAHQSGAIGKRPLNFGVYYKNTLVSLCHALEDCILSCSSAPLVITAFQRGKWYLQEADRYSEIADRADQIVIMASSDTGFQDHPTSQRSNVALVELDQADPVAQEWHLMILAPSYTAMVLCQELSAEDYGAQGIPTEDLERKFYGFWTFEAGLVEETINFAIEHIDQYNPDLAKHLRSKVAEIKAHPSEQDEIYQAVSMVVSYLQTEQAELRTRSKHEALDNNLTSNELQAFLRLAQLIDQTDISNPNAAAEVASLSEAMAQLLDLPAWQLNRLRLSALLHRLAFLKTSDSVLSPGSFGRIADHQTEAPCCPIVPGAQILRNMGRLNAIATIVTHQSEQWNGQGQPAGLAGDEIPLESRILGLLAEFQQRVTQHRSSNPETALSIALSECQAEAGDRWDSKLVEALTLLVSAMQQGLSLPIQVPKIAAGMWLLDSHSDEALLDLSAKVTEQV
- a CDS encoding photosystem II high light acclimation radical SAM protein, producing METRILYVRLPCNPIFPIGVVYLADHVHKQFPEITQRIFDLGTVPPLDYASALDACIDEFKPTLLVYSWRDIQIYAPVGGRGGNPLQYTFEYYYASNPFLKARGALGLLRIASGYYGELWRNSNLIGRGVKRARQYNPDAKIVVGGGAVSVFYEQVAKSLPKGTIVSVGEGETLLEKLLRGQDFLDERCYIVGETKPRDRMIHEFPTPIEKTACNYDYISQIWKEFEYYFQSQDFYIGVQTKRGCPHNCCYCVYTVIEGKQVRINPADEVVKEMQQLYKKGIRNFWFTDAQFIPARKYIDDAIALLQKIVDAGMTDIHWAAYIRADNLTPELADLMVKTGMNYFEIGITSGSQELVRKMRMGYNLRTVLENCRDLKAAGFNDLVSVNYSFNVIDERPETIRQTIAYHRELERIFGADKVEPAIFFIGLQPHTHLEEYAFKNDILKPGYDPMNVKPWTVRKLLWNPEPLGSFFGEVCLQAWNRNPNDFGREVMDILEERLGRADLEEALTAPIDKPNPQLVTAP